The genomic stretch TTAGGAGGCGGCTGCACGAGTGGACATGGAGTCTGCGGAGTAAGCAGGTTTTCTCCAAGATCTATAGTCGCTACGATCATATTTATGTCGGCAGGAATGGCAGCGGTGGCCCTACTTCGGAAAACAGGTTTAATGATATGAAGTATAATATCGGCGCCCTGATTGTAGGTTTACTATTCGCTATTGGCCTAGGCTTGTCCGGAATTTTACAACCGGCAAACATAGTAGGATTTCTAGATGTCTTTGGAAAGTGGAATCCCACTCTTCTTTTTACGATGGCTGGAGCCGTAGGTGTTCACTTCATCACTTACAAGCTAATACGTAAAAGAAAGACTCCAATGTTTTCAAAGGATTGGTTTATTCCCACTCGGCAAGAGATCACTCCGGCTCTCATCATAGGGAGTCTGATTTTCGGAATTGGCTGGGGACTAGGCGGCTACTGCCCTACAGTTTCAGTCACTACACTTGCAAGTTTCGAAACAAGACCGATTATCGTTTTCGCCAGTATAATCTTTGGAATGCTACTCTTCGGATTCATGGATAAGAAGACGCATTTAAAAAGCAGACTTGAATAGCCCAAGATGCTAATCTTAGGTTATATTGCATCCTTTGTAATGGGAACCCTGCTCGGTCTTATCGGAGCAGGAGGTTCTATCCTCACGGTTCCCATTCTTTTTTATTTCTTTGGACAGGATGCAACGTTAGCCACAACAAACTCCCTCTTTGTAGTTGGAATAGCTGCCTTAGCGGGAGCGTTGATTAAGATAAGAAGAGGAGATACAAATATAAAAATCGGAATCTTATTCATAATACCTAGCTTTCTAGGCATTTATATTGCAAGGAATCTTCTTCTACCTTCCATTCCCAATACATTGATTTTTCCATTTGGAATTATATTAGCAAAATCTCTATTGATAATGACCATATTCGCGATCGTAATGACCTTTAGTTCTTTCGCAATAATCCGCTCTAATGATCCTAAGGATACAGATTCTTCTAAATCCAATCCGATGTCTTATGACTTTCTAACGATCGGCTTCAAAGGACTTACGGTAGGAATGATCACCGGTCTTGTAGGAGCCGGCGGAGGATTTCTCATCATTCCCGCACTTGTATTATTGCTGAAGTTTTCAATCAAGCAGGCAATAGGAACCTCTCTCGCAATCGTAGCTGCAAATTCACTCTTCGGGTTTGCAATCAGTTTCACACCGGAGCAAACTAAGAGTTGCCCCTTGCTTCTCATCATTAGCAGTTTGGGAATTGGGGGAATGTTTTTAGGACAGACACTTTCGTCCAAGATGAATGAAAGCTATCTAAAAAGAGGTTTTGGCTATTTTACTTTAGCCATTGCATCCTTGATCCTATTCGATCAAGGCTTTCGTCTATTTTAAGAATTTAAAAGAATCAATCGAGAACATGATTCACTGTGAAGTTGTGTATTGTAATTTCGTGATAATCTAAGTAGAAAGATCTACGAATCGCAAGCGGCGATCCGTAGATCAACGAGTATCGATTACGCTTTTTGTCCGTAAACAACTAGAGCACTTGAATCGATCATAACACCATCTTTAGGATATTTCTGATTCACCAACTCAAGCACTTCTTTTTTTATTTTTTCCTTCATCCCCGCATCCGCCTTGCTCAGAGCTGCAACAATAGGAGCGGCCACCTCGGTCATAACATTCCAATATGTTTCTGCTGTGACGCATTTCAATTTTCCATTCACCTCTCTAACGGAGACTTTCTGTAAGCCTGCTTTTAAGAAAAGATCTGAAATGACGCCATCTCCTGCACAGCGGAACATTCCCGGTGAGCCAGGAGGAGGTGCAGGTATCTCCATATTTTTGTTAATAACACCCATGATAGCAGTAATCCAAAAATTCTTATCAGGAACATTCCAAACGGAGGCAGCAATTTTTCCGCCCGGCTTGAGAACACGCACCATTTCATTGATCGCTAATGTCATATCCGGAAAGAACATAAAGCCAAAACGGCAACTAATAGAATCGAATGTTTCGTTGCCAAAAGGCAACTCACTCACATCGCACGCAATCGTATCAATATTATTAATTCCGCGAATAGATGCGTTCTCTTTCGCAATCGCTAGCATGTCCTCTGCAAGGTCCGTGATGATAACGTAGCCGTTATTAATCTGAGATGCGATGGTAAGTCCCGGCTCTCCCGTTCCCGCAGCCACATCTAGAACGATATCTTTACTTTTTAGATCGAGCAATCGAATGATCTCGTTGCCCATCGGCTCTAAAAAGTCCATAAAGAGGTCATCCCACTTCTTCCAGCCGGATGAAAACTTATTCCAAGATTCCCTCTGCTCTTCCCTAATTTGCTCTAATTTTTGAATCATTTTGTCTTCCCCAAATTTAGAAATATTCTAAACAAAGAGATCACGCGGCTTTCATCAGATTGAACCGGATCTCTTATGGGTGATTTGACTTACTGATCGATCAGTAAGTCAAATAAAAATGGAAACGGCAGCATCGAGGACATGAACGCTACAAAAAGAGGAACTCATTATACGAATCTATTATCAATCTCAACGCTATTGGAGAGTAAGTCGGATATTTCTTCGGCAAAATTTGCGATGGAGAATGGAACAACTTTGCCCAACTGCAAAGTACCAAATAGCTGTCCGTAGCCAAAGCTCGTACACATAAAGATCCAGGATATAATTCGCACAGCCTCTGGATCTTCTAAAAATCGACTCACTTGCGTACAAATAGCAGAATGGACCGCTTGCAGTTTTTCGTAAATTACATGCCGATCGGATTCGCCAAAATTAGGAAACTCAGCCAGAAGCCAGCGGTCTTTCTTTACATTGGCTGACTCATGCGCGCAAACTTTTATCGTAATACAGGAAAACAATTCCTTGAGGGATGTTGCATTCGCACATTCTTGAAAAACGAGCTCCGGCTCAGGTAAGAGCGAACGCAGAACACCTTTTAGGATCGCCCCTTTTCCATCTTCGTAATAGTAATATAGCGCAGCAGTCGTACAATTCGCTGCATCCGCAATTTGCTTTATGGAAACTGCATTATAACCGCGGTCTACAAAAAGATCGCCAGCAACAGTCACAATAGTTTCGCGTAGACTTGTTTCTTGCATAGTATCTTAGACCAACCCACGGCTTTAAAAACCGCTACTTAAAAGTTACAAGATTAAATTTTTGCACTATGTCAACTCTATTATTCGTATCTTTACGTTAGCTTCCATTATTCCTAAAAGCATTCCGTAACTTAATTATATTAGAAATAGTGCGATTGATTCATATCTCTGCGTAATTTAAAAGAGTTCCGTTTTACTTCTTGTTAAATCAGATCTGAATTTCAGACAAACCGCTAAATCAGTATAGGGAAAACACGGAAAATAGCAATGCCAAAGTCTCGATTTTCATAATTTATATTCAGGTGAAAAATGCTATTTAGGCATTTAAATAAGGATTTCTGCAACGAAACGGCGATTCTCTGATCCCTACTTGTTTTCGTAAATCGAAACGAATCCATTTCATAAATACAAAAACGTGTTATATAAAACAATGTGTAGGTGAATCAACCGATAGAACGCATCCCTTTATTAGGTGATAGAAAAACAAGCCCGTAAGAATAAAGAATCCCTCAAATCAATCACCCAACGCCTAAAAATAATTGTAGTGCATATTGATCTTTATCGATTTCGAAAAATATTTAGTCAGCTTCCATCAAAGATGTAATCAGAAGCAACAAGAACAAAGCTTCGAATGTCCTTCCCAATGCAATACGAACTAAGCCTTAATAACTGACAAAACTTCACGTAAAGGAATAAGAAATGGCCAATTATATTATAAAAGTATAATTATAAAAATCCTTCAAATTGCAAATTGGCCGTAGCTTTGAATTATAAAGTGAATTCATTTCAAAAAGAATCATTAAACAGGAAAGTAGCTTAAGTCGAATCAGATCAACAATGCTGAATAACAATTCAGAATACTTGAGTAACAATTCGCTTAGCCGAGAAGGATTATAAAACGTACAATCAATCCTTAGATCATATATTTCATA from Leptospira semungkisensis encodes the following:
- a CDS encoding class I SAM-dependent methyltransferase, which translates into the protein MIQKLEQIREEQRESWNKFSSGWKKWDDLFMDFLEPMGNEIIRLLDLKSKDIVLDVAAGTGEPGLTIASQINNGYVIITDLAEDMLAIAKENASIRGINNIDTIACDVSELPFGNETFDSISCRFGFMFFPDMTLAINEMVRVLKPGGKIAASVWNVPDKNFWITAIMGVINKNMEIPAPPPGSPGMFRCAGDGVISDLFLKAGLQKVSVREVNGKLKCVTAETYWNVMTEVAAPIVAALSKADAGMKEKIKKEVLELVNQKYPKDGVMIDSSALVVYGQKA
- a CDS encoding TetR/AcrR family transcriptional regulator; the protein is MQETSLRETIVTVAGDLFVDRGYNAVSIKQIADAANCTTAALYYYYEDGKGAILKGVLRSLLPEPELVFQECANATSLKELFSCITIKVCAHESANVKKDRWLLAEFPNFGESDRHVIYEKLQAVHSAICTQVSRFLEDPEAVRIISWIFMCTSFGYGQLFGTLQLGKVVPFSIANFAEEISDLLSNSVEIDNRFV
- a CDS encoding sulfite exporter TauE/SafE family protein; translation: MLILGYIASFVMGTLLGLIGAGGSILTVPILFYFFGQDATLATTNSLFVVGIAALAGALIKIRRGDTNIKIGILFIIPSFLGIYIARNLLLPSIPNTLIFPFGIILAKSLLIMTIFAIVMTFSSFAIIRSNDPKDTDSSKSNPMSYDFLTIGFKGLTVGMITGLVGAGGGFLIIPALVLLLKFSIKQAIGTSLAIVAANSLFGFAISFTPEQTKSCPLLLIISSLGIGGMFLGQTLSSKMNESYLKRGFGYFTLAIASLILFDQGFRLF
- a CDS encoding DUF6691 family protein — translated: MKYNIGALIVGLLFAIGLGLSGILQPANIVGFLDVFGKWNPTLLFTMAGAVGVHFITYKLIRKRKTPMFSKDWFIPTRQEITPALIIGSLIFGIGWGLGGYCPTVSVTTLASFETRPIIVFASIIFGMLLFGFMDKKTHLKSRLE